In the Bordetella genomosp. 10 genome, one interval contains:
- a CDS encoding anti-sigma factor family protein has protein sequence MSIPPDEDDLHAYVDGRLDDETRESLERAFAQDPGKAARAQRWLRDARNLRAELDDLPLPPANPALDPAAIRAGLAARARTRWAIAASMVLCLGLGTMGGWQARGWRGGVDASLRAAPMSDAIAAYRLMVVDRSAHIDFTASSVGELQAWLARSVGPGARLPDLAAAGFHPVGGRLFATEGGAAAMVLYEDAAKRTLSFYLRPPEMPRQRLPAGKRTDGGLLARYGTLHGLLYAVVGPVESLDENAVAHALDEQT, from the coding sequence ATGAGCATTCCTCCAGACGAAGACGATCTCCATGCCTACGTCGACGGCCGGCTCGACGACGAGACGCGCGAGTCCCTCGAACGCGCGTTCGCGCAAGATCCGGGCAAGGCCGCGCGGGCGCAACGCTGGCTGCGGGACGCCCGGAACCTGCGGGCCGAGCTGGACGACCTGCCGCTGCCGCCCGCGAATCCGGCGCTCGATCCGGCGGCGATCCGCGCCGGGCTCGCCGCGCGCGCGCGGACACGCTGGGCGATCGCGGCGTCCATGGTCCTTTGCCTGGGGTTGGGCACGATGGGGGGCTGGCAGGCGCGCGGCTGGCGGGGCGGCGTGGACGCATCCTTGCGCGCCGCGCCCATGAGCGACGCCATCGCCGCCTACAGATTGATGGTGGTCGACCGCAGCGCGCACATCGATTTCACGGCATCCAGCGTCGGCGAATTGCAGGCGTGGCTGGCGCGCAGCGTGGGGCCCGGGGCCAGGCTGCCGGATCTGGCCGCGGCGGGCTTCCACCCGGTCGGCGGAAGATTGTTCGCCACCGAGGGAGGCGCGGCGGCCATGGTCCTTTACGAGGATGCCGCCAAGCGCACGCTCAGCTTCTACCTCCGGCCGCCGGAAATGCCGCGGCAGCGGCTGCCGGCCGGCAAACGCACGGACGGTGGACTGCTGGCGCGCTATGGCACCCTGCACGGCCTGCTCTATGCCGTGGTCGGACCGGTGGAAAGCCTGGACGAGAACGCCGTTGCGCACGCGCTGGACGAACAGACATGA
- a CDS encoding DUF2325 domain-containing protein, with protein MAGLSAVVVGADRLGNIPDLLKGHNISITHHISGRDPSHQKRGLSLPTGTQLVILLTDFLGHNVMKTFRHSAQRAGIKVVACRRSVCSMQQALNQCGLCPNNPNSGVKTH; from the coding sequence ATGGCGGGACTAAGCGCAGTGGTAGTGGGGGCGGACCGGCTAGGCAACATCCCGGACTTGCTGAAAGGACACAACATTTCGATCACGCACCATATCAGCGGGCGTGATCCTTCGCATCAGAAACGCGGCTTGTCGTTGCCCACGGGCACGCAACTGGTGATCCTGCTGACCGATTTCCTCGGCCACAACGTCATGAAGACGTTCCGCCATTCGGCCCAGCGGGCGGGCATCAAGGTGGTGGCGTGCCGGCGCTCGGTATGCAGCATGCAGCAGGCGCTGAACCAGTGCGGCTTGTGTCCGAACAACCCGAACAGCGGCGTGAAGACGCACTGA